In one window of Verrucomicrobiota bacterium DNA:
- a CDS encoding Fic family protein encodes MSYQPQFTITPALLARVEAITAVRERILSAAVQVPWIPALQKDARTRNAHSSTAIEGNPLTLEQVRAVEEGRELVAVNARARREVVNYFAALRHIEKQATRKSIRHEDIFKLHQIMAGAVMDQGEAGRYRTMRVRVGAHVPPPPKDVSGLMFELLEWWNKESRALSPVLSSAILHYQFEAIHPFADGNGRTGRALALWELYRRGFDSHHVFSVDEFYWEDRPRYYAALQAVHTTGEDLTSWLEYTAEGLQATLERVWKRVQQLSARSRGKKLVLRPRQEQLLQLLRERGSLSPSELWGALAVSKQGAMDLLRPLLKAGLVKREGTLKSGRYRLK; translated from the coding sequence ATGAGTTATCAGCCGCAATTCACCATCACCCCGGCTTTGCTGGCCCGGGTGGAAGCCATCACGGCGGTGCGGGAGCGGATTCTGAGCGCGGCAGTGCAAGTGCCGTGGATTCCCGCTTTGCAGAAGGATGCCCGCACGCGCAACGCCCACTCGTCCACGGCCATTGAAGGCAATCCGCTGACGCTGGAACAGGTGCGGGCCGTGGAAGAAGGCCGGGAACTGGTGGCCGTAAACGCCCGCGCCCGCCGTGAGGTCGTCAATTATTTCGCGGCGCTGCGTCACATCGAAAAGCAGGCCACGCGCAAATCGATCCGGCACGAGGACATTTTCAAGCTGCACCAAATCATGGCCGGAGCGGTCATGGATCAGGGGGAAGCCGGACGGTATCGCACGATGCGCGTGCGGGTTGGCGCGCATGTTCCGCCGCCGCCGAAGGATGTTTCCGGATTGATGTTTGAATTGCTGGAATGGTGGAACAAGGAGTCCCGCGCGCTGTCGCCGGTATTGAGTTCGGCGATTTTGCACTATCAGTTTGAGGCCATTCATCCCTTCGCCGACGGGAACGGCCGCACGGGTCGCGCGCTCGCGTTGTGGGAGCTGTACCGGCGCGGATTTGATTCACACCACGTTTTCTCGGTGGATGAATTTTACTGGGAGGACCGGCCGCGCTATTACGCGGCGCTTCAGGCCGTGCATACGACGGGAGAAGATTTGACGTCCTGGTTGGAATACACAGCGGAGGGATTGCAGGCGACGTTGGAGCGGGTGTGGAAACGGGTGCAGCAACTTTCGGCGCGGTCGCGCGGCAAGAAACTGGTGCTCCGCCCGCGGCAGGAGCAACTGCTCCAACTATTGCGCGAACGAGGCAGCCTGAGTCCGAGCGAACTTTGGGGTGCGCTGGCGGTTTCCAAACAAGGCGCCATGGACCTGTTGCGGCCGTTGCTGAAAGCTGGCTTGGTCAAGCGTGAGGGGACGCTGAAATCCGGTCGCTATCGCTTGAAGTGA
- a CDS encoding Gfo/Idh/MocA family oxidoreductase, translating into MKTLSPSISRRQFLKSTAAASFAAPLILPSLGRAASPNSKLNHACIGVGGMGFGDLQNFLQHPRVQIVALCDVDANNLKHAAEKVPGARLYSDWRELLEKEGDKIDSVNVAVPDHSHFAIAMTAIQRGKHVYCQKPLCHDVAEVRALTEAAVRKKVVTQLGTQVASSVGDRTTVHMLKTGAIGKIKHAYLCSNRPGAIENYRLKGPRPAQGQPPPASLNWDLWIGTAPMRPYAPEIYHQTKWRAWQDFGTGWSGDIGCHIFDAVWKGLAMKPPKSVTAEVQQSWQNSPERRADTWPQGDHITWIFPGNELTESKEWTLEWFDGEFYPPKEVRALYSVEDYPPESAMLIGTEGALLNTLGRGPQLLPEDKFKDYPRPKLKDRNHYHHFAEACLGGEKTESHFAQSGPMTEAILLGTVAIRVPGQKLEWDAERMNFLNHSDAQHFLRRTYRAGWTVADV; encoded by the coding sequence ATGAAAACTCTATCTCCTTCTATTTCCCGCCGGCAGTTTCTGAAAAGCACCGCAGCGGCCAGCTTCGCGGCTCCACTCATCCTGCCTTCGCTTGGCCGTGCCGCATCGCCGAACAGCAAGCTCAACCACGCCTGCATTGGCGTTGGAGGGATGGGTTTCGGCGACCTGCAAAATTTCCTGCAACATCCGCGCGTGCAAATCGTCGCCCTTTGCGACGTGGACGCGAACAACCTCAAGCATGCCGCCGAGAAAGTTCCCGGCGCGCGGCTCTACTCTGACTGGCGCGAGCTGCTCGAAAAGGAGGGCGACAAGATCGATTCAGTGAACGTGGCGGTGCCCGACCATAGCCATTTCGCCATCGCCATGACGGCGATTCAGCGAGGCAAACACGTCTATTGCCAGAAACCGCTGTGCCACGACGTGGCCGAAGTGCGCGCGCTCACCGAAGCCGCCGTGCGGAAGAAAGTGGTGACCCAGCTTGGCACACAAGTGGCCTCCAGCGTCGGCGACCGCACCACGGTGCACATGCTCAAAACCGGCGCCATCGGCAAAATCAAACACGCCTACCTCTGTTCAAACCGCCCCGGTGCCATTGAGAATTATCGACTCAAAGGCCCCCGTCCGGCGCAAGGCCAGCCACCGCCCGCGTCGCTGAACTGGGACCTGTGGATTGGCACCGCTCCGATGCGTCCCTACGCGCCGGAGATTTATCATCAAACGAAATGGCGCGCGTGGCAGGACTTCGGCACCGGCTGGTCCGGCGACATCGGCTGCCATATCTTCGACGCGGTGTGGAAAGGTCTGGCCATGAAACCGCCCAAGTCCGTCACCGCCGAAGTGCAGCAATCGTGGCAGAACTCGCCCGAGCGCCGCGCCGACACCTGGCCGCAGGGCGACCACATCACGTGGATTTTTCCCGGCAACGAACTGACCGAGTCGAAGGAATGGACGCTCGAATGGTTCGACGGCGAGTTTTATCCGCCCAAGGAAGTGCGGGCGCTCTACTCGGTGGAGGATTATCCGCCGGAGTCGGCCATGCTCATCGGCACCGAGGGCGCGCTGCTCAACACGCTCGGTCGCGGGCCGCAACTATTGCCGGAGGACAAGTTCAAGGATTACCCGCGTCCAAAACTGAAAGACCGAAACCATTACCACCATTTCGCCGAAGCCTGTCTCGGCGGCGAAAAGACCGAATCCCATTTTGCACAATCCGGCCCGATGACCGAAGCCATTCTGCTCGGCACCGTGGCAATTCGCGTGCCGGGCCAGAAACTCGAATGGGACGCCGAGCGCATGAATTTCCTGAACCACTCTGACGCCCAACATTTCCTGCGGCGAACCTACCGGGCCGGATGGACGGTGGCCGACGTGTAG